Below is a window of uncultured Sphaerochaeta sp. DNA.
GTTTTCCAACTTCCCTTTCGCCTTGAGTACCTTCGCAGCTATGGTTGCCAGATCCATCAGGCTTACTGGGTTATCTCTGCCCAGTTGCCTCCTATCATCCAGGTAGGACGCATAGGTCGCTGCAATCTCTGGCTCTTCAATGGTTACCTTATCCAAATGGGTCAAGAATGTGGTATGCCGACAATGGTCCGACCAATAGGTGTCGATGACCCTCAGCTCCGTATAGGTGGGGTCCCTCCCTACTTCACGGAAGTGGTTCTGTACCACGGCAAGGTCCGCTGCATCCATTGCCAATTGGTAGGCTGATTTCGTCTTCTCATGATCTGTGGAAAAACGAAAATCATTGAGCACAGGAGGAAAAGCGGGGGGCTCAATTTCAGCTGTCAACTGCTCAGGAAGGAGAAACGATACCTCCCTTGCCTCAACAGGATTGATGAGATAGGTTCTAATCTTATCTTTCTCTTCTTCCGTAAACGTTCCTTCAAAACCATAGATGGTGGCGCATCTGATAGTTGCTTCTCTCTCATTCTCCAGGAGTAATCGCAAGGAGAGCTGTACAGCTGCTGCTCTCTGGTCAAATTGTCCTTCATGCATCTGCATTGCAAGATGCCAATCGGAGGGAGGCACTTCCTGGAGTATCTCATCCCTTCCGGGCAACATCAGGATACGGTTGCAGAGGGACCTGAAGTCCTCTTCCTCGAGATGCTCAACATCATAGCGATAGTATATACGAAGCCCTCTCAGGTCTCCTATGCCGAGGAACTGACGGAGTTCGGCTGCCAGTGCCTGCTCCCTTGATCGAAACTTACTCCCCCGGGTTATGTATACACGACGAACCATGCTCTTCCTCCTGCAACGCTCTCTTGCCAATATCCCTTCGATACTGCTTTCCCTCATAGGTAACAGCATCCACTGCCTTATACGCCACACGTATCGCTTTTGCCAATGTTTCACCGGTCCCCACCACATGGAGGACCCTTCCCCCATCAGTCAGCAAATCTCCCTTTTCATCATAGGTAGTTCCACCATGATACAGCGTAGTATTCTGGGGGAGGTCACTGATGGTGATAGCTTTTCCCTTCTCATAGCTGACTGGGTAGCCACCACTGGCAAGTGTCACAGAACAGGCAGATTCCTTTCTGCTCACCACCGGGACACGATCGAGGGTGCCATTCCTGCAAGCCAACAGGATTTCCAATGCATCACCTTCCAAAAGGGTAAGTGCAACCTCAGCCTCTGGGTCCCCGAAGCGACAATTGTATTCAATGACCACAGGCCCTCCAGAGGTGAGCATGAGACCAAAAAAGAGACAGCCCACAAACGGACTGCCTTCTCTCTTTAGCGCGGCAATGGTAGGAAGCACGATGCTTTCCATACACTCACCTGCCACCTGCTCACTGTAGAAAGGATTTGGGGCTATAACCCCCATGCCTCCGGTATTGGGTCCCTGGTCCCCATCAAAGGCACGCTTATGATCCATGCAACTGACCAGAGGCTTCACATGCGTTCCATCACTCAGGACGAGGAGGGAAACCTCAGGCCCACTGACAAACTCTTCGATCACCACTGTCTGACCACTGGAGGCAAAGATTTTCTGTACCATCATTGCCTGCAGAGCCTCTTCAGCCTCCTCAAGCGTCTCTGCGATGACTACCCCTTTACCGAGGGCAAGCCCATCAGCCTTGACCACCACAGGAAAAGAGCTTCTTGATATGTGCTCACGTGCGGTGACAATATCGGTAAATACTTGATAAGAAGGAGTGGGAATATGATTCCGTACCATAAAGGCCTTGGCATAGGATTTACTCCCCTCAAGCTGGCTTGCCACCTTGGTTGGACCAAAACAGGGAATCCCCTGTGCCTCCAACACATCTGCAAGCCCGCCGACCAGTGCTTCATCGGGTCCTATTACTGCAAACTCAATTGCATGCTGCACTGCAAATTCAGCAATCCCATTGTGGTCACCAAGCGGGATGGAGACCATGGTTGCAAGGGATGCAATTCCTGCATTATGTCCGATACAGAACAGCTCAGTTGCTTCTTACTCTTTGCAATTACTGCTGCCAAGGCGTGTTCACGGCCGCCTGAACCGATGATGAGGATACGCATCGTCTAGTGATGGAAGAGACGGATCGCATTGCAAACCATCAGGATGCCATGTTCATCACATGCCTTGATCACTGCATCGTCGCGCAAGGAACCTCCACTCTGCACTATATTGGAAACACCACTCTGCGTTGCCCTGTCGATATTGTCCCTGAAGGGAAAGAATGCATCACTGGCAAGGCTTACTCCGGTAATTGAGGCTAGGATACCCCGCTTTTCCTGATCTGTGAGCGGTGGAACATCCTCACTGAAATAGAGCCCGGGGTCCTGGATCTCTGATCGCAGATACGCTTCCACTGCATTATCCTTCTCATTCCTGCTCAAGGAGGGGAGGAAGGGAAGGTCAAGAACCTGCCTGGACTGACGCAGGTGCCAGGCATCGGCCTTTTCCCCTGCAAGACGGGTGCAATGGATTCTGGATTGCTGTCCTGCCCCCACCCCGATGGTCTGCCCACGCTTCGCGAAACATACAGAATTCGATTGCGTATACTTCAGTGCATTGAGTGCAACGAGCAAGTCAAGACGGGCCTCCTCTGTCAAATCCTTGTTCTGTGTGACGATCGGCTGAAGGACAGATGCATCCAGCACTGCAGTGTTACGCTCTTGGGCAAAGGTAATTCCATAGACACTTCTCATCTCCAGCATAGGTGGTTCATAACTGGGGTCAATCTGCAGTACGACATACTTGCCGCCTTTCTTCTTCTGCAACAAGGCAAGCGCCTCAGGTTCATAGGAGGGTGCGATAACCCCGTCAGATACTTCCCGCTTGATGATTCGCGCTGTTTGCAGATCACAACGTTCGCTGAGACTGATGAAATCCCCGAAGGAAGACATACGGTCCGCCCCTCGGGCACGTACATAGGCAGTGGCAAGCGGAGAAAGTTCCTCATGCTCACCAATGAAGTACATCCTGCGCTCTGTTTCATTCAATGCAAGCGAAACAGCGGCTCCTGCTGGGCTGACATGCTTGAACGAGGCGGCTGCACTGAGTCCGGTAGCCTCTGCGAGTTGGCTGACCAGTTGCCATCCGTTCAGCGCATCCAGCAAATTGATATATCCAGGGCTTCCACACAACACCTGCAGGGGAAGATCCCCCACTTCCATGCTTATACGTGCATGTCCTTGGTTGGGATTGCATCCATACTTCAAATCCAAATGATCCACCTTCTACCTCCCACTCTCTGCATTGATCAAAAACAACTCAAAGGAACCGACCGAAAGATCGGTCTCCCGGACACAGAGTGCCACCCGGTACGATTCATCGAGACTCTTCCATATCTGGTTGGCTATCTCACCTCCCGATCCCTTCAAAACAACTTGTCTCGGTTTACCGGCAAAGGGGGGAAGAGGATTACCATCCCCTTCATAGGTATGAATGAGATGCCCTTCCCCTCTCCTCGGATGCGGGTAGGGAAAGAGGGCTCTCTCACACGCTTCCCTCTTCCTTCTCAGAATCGAGAGGGAGTACGCTCCGCCATCAGAAAAATCAACCAATCCACTGATACGGCTGGTATAGTTCGGGGCATCGGGTTCATAGGTGCGGCCCTCAAGTGCTTCTGCCATTCCCTTGCCTTCAGCAAGCGAGGAGAGGATGGTGTCGCTCTGGTCGCCATTGGAAACCACAAGCTTGGTTTCATACGTATCCATAGCACGGTAGATGATCAGGGAAGGGTCCTCAACCAAGCGCTCATCAATTGCCTCAGTCCTGACAGTCCCGGCATCTGCAACCAATCGACGGTTTTTGCTGTGTTCGCTTCGTGCGGTTATGAAGTAGGCGACAATACTCTTTCCTTCTTCGTTCAATCCACACACAATACCCCTTCCAGGATATCGTTGTGCCTGCAGTGCTTTGTTCAAATCCATTCCATACTCCAATAATTGACAATAGTGCTCCACGGTTTCAGGAAGCAATTTCCACTCGACTGTTTCCAGAATCCGCTTTGCCAGACTCTCCGGCGTATCGCCATCAAGCACCTCGAGCGAGCGCTGTGCGAGGATCGGACCGGCATCCGCTTCCTCACTGACGATGTGCACGGTTGCCCCGCTGAGTTTAACCCCACGTTCCAAGGCAGCCTCATGCACCCGCCTGCCATAATACCCTTTTCCACAGAAGCTGGGTATCAGGGAGGGGTGGATATTGAGAATCCTCTCAGGGTACTGCCTCACAACATTGCCACTGAGAATGGTCAAAAAACCAGCCAATACCACCAAATCTATACGGTAGGTTCCAAGCAAAGCCAAGAGTTCTGTTTCAAACCGTGCCCTCTTGAGTTGTTTTTTGTCAAGGGCAACAGCAGGAATTCCCTTCAGCTTTGCACGATCCAGGGCTTGTGCATCACTTCTGTCGCTGACTACCAGGACAACCGAACCATGATTGAGCAGGAGAGCATCAGCAGCATCAAGCATAGCTTGAAGGTTGGTCCCGCTTCCGCTTGCCAATACAGCGATACGGATCATGTGATCACCACCCCTTCTGATTCTGTCACTTCCCCAAGGACCCAAGCATCAGGAATAAGGGAGAGAGCAAGCTCAGCATCCTCTCCCTCGATGGCAAGCACCATTCCAACTCCCATGTTGAATGTGGCATACATGTCCTCGTCAGGAATTGATCCTGTTTGCTGGATAAGACCAAAGATTGGTTTCTGCTTGATAGATTCCACATTAATTGCGGCCCCAAGTCCAGCAGGAAGCATCCTGGGGATATTCTCATAGAATCCCCCTCCGGTAATGTGGCTTGCCCCCTTTATGGAAATCTTTTCGGCAAGTTCCAACACCTGGGAAACATAGATTCTTGTTGGTGTAAGCAACTCTTCGCCCAGGGTACAACCAAGTTCCTCATACCAATGAAAAAGCAAGGAAGGGTCACTATCCAGATCAAAGACCTGCCTGATGAGGGAGAATCCATTGGAGTGCACCCCGCTTGAAGGCAGTGCCAGGAGGCAGTCTCCACTCTTCATGGTGGATGGGTCGAAGATTCTTTCCTTTTCAGCCACAGCTACACAGAATCCTGCAAGGTCATACTCTCCCCTCTGGTAGAAACCCGGCATCTCTGCCGTCTCGCCCCCGATCAGGGCACATCCCGCCTGCAGGCACCCCTTGGAAACCCCTTTGACAATCTGTTCCACTTTCAGTGGAGCAAGCAGACCCAAGGCAATGTAATCAAGGAAGAGACGTGGCTTTGCACCGCAGCAGATGACATCGTTGACACACATGGCGACACAATCAATTCCTACTGAATCGTGGCGATCCAAGGCAAATGCTATCTTGAGCTTGGTACCTACCCCATCAGTACCACATACCAGAACGGGGTGGGGGGTGTCTTCCAGATCGAGTTCAAAGAGACCGGAGAAACCTCCGAGATCGGAGCGGACCCCGTCAATCATGGTGGAGGCCACATGCTTCTTCATCAGCTCAACGGCTTTATAGCCCCGCCTCACATCAACCCCAGCATCTGCATATCTTTGTGCTTGCATAACCAACTCCTATAACGCTTTGGGACAGGGATACTCACCGGTAAAACATGCTCGGCAGAACCCAATACCCGGATGATCTGAAAGCTTTATCACTTGGTCAGTAGTAAGGAATCCAAGTGAGTCGACACCAAGGATTGCCTCCATGGCCTTATGGTCATGATTACAGGCAAAAAGATCTTTCTTTGAATCAATATCCGTACCGTAATAACAGGGGAACAGAAAGGGAGGAGCCGATGAGCGCAAATGAACCTCTTTAGCTCCTGCTTCCCTAAGCAGGCGAACAATACGCTTGCTTGTGGTTCCCCTTACGATGGAGTCATCGATCAGGACCACTCGTTTCCCTCGCACCGTAGAGCTGATCGGATTGAGTTTGATACGTACCGTACTCTCCCGCTCACCCTGCTTCGGTTGGATGAATGTCCTGCCAATGTACTTGTTCTTGATAAACCCAATCCCATAGGGAATCCCTGACTGCCTGGAATACCCTATTGCAGCATCAATCCCACTATCAGGCACTCCTATGACCACATCTGCCTGAGAAGGGTGCTCCAGGGCGAGGAATGCCCCACTGCGGATTCTTGCCTCATGGACACTGATGGTGTCTATGACGCTGTCTGGACGTGCAAAATAGATGAGTTCAAAGACACAGAGGCTGGAATCCACGCTCTTGCAATGCTCTTTATTGGAATGGATCGTTCCATCCTTGCCGTCAATGATGCAGATCTCCCCAGGCTCAATATCCCGAAGGAACTGAGCCCCAACAGCATCAAGGGCACAACTTTCACTGGCAAATACATACCCATCTTCCACTTTGCCCAGACAGAGTGGACGGAACCCATGGGGGTCCCGCACGGCAATGAGCGAATCTTCACTCATCACCAGAAGGGAGTAGGCCCCCTTCACCTCATCCATGGTCTTGGAGAGAGCCTCTTCCAGGCTTTGGGATTCCAACCGGTGGCTGGTGAGAATATGGGCAAACACCTCCGTATCGCTCGAGGAGTGAAAAAGCGATCCTTTCAACTCCAAGGTACTACGAAGTTCCTGGTCATTGACCAGGTTCCCGTTGTGGGCCAGGGCAAGACTGCCCAGCATATGATGGAAAATCATTGGTTGGACATTCTCTGGGCTTCTCTCCCCGCTCGTCCCATAGCGGGTATGGGCGATAGCCATCCTTGAGGAGCCGGAGGGAAGCTCTGGGGGATGTTCAAAAACATCGGCAACCAAGCCCACATCCTTGGTTACGCTCAACATACCATCGCAGTTGAAGGCTATTCCACAACCCTCTTGCCCCCGATGCTGCAACGCATACAGACCCTTGAAACAAGCCTGGTTGACCGCCACCTTGGAGGGACTGTAGATGCCAAAAACACCACAAGCCTCATTGAGGGAACTCATCAGGCATCTCCCATCAGTCGTGACAATATTTCCTGATACGCTGCTTCCACATCCCCAAGGTCCCTTCTGAAGCGGTCCTTGTCCAACTTTCTGTTGGTTTTGGTATCCCAGAACCTGCAGGTATCGGGGGATATCTCATCGCTGAGGAGAAGCTGTCCACTAGAGGTCATCCCAAATTCCAACTTGAAATCGACCAAGGTAATGCCCAGGTCCTCAAGGTAGGAACAGAGTATCCCATTGATACGTAGCGCATAGTCGGTGATCAGCTGAACCTGTTCGTCTGTTGCCAGTGAGAGCGCCTGTATGTGATAGGTGTTCACCATGGGATCAGCCAGATCATCACGCTTGTAACAGAATTCCAAGACAGGGGTAGAGAGATGCACTCCCTCATCCAAACCGAGACGAGCCGAGAGAGAACCGGCAGCAATATTACGGACGATCACCTCCAGAGGTATGATCTTCACCGCCTTTACCAAGGTATCGGTGTCGCTGAGTTGCTCGACAAAGTGAGTCGGGATACCCTTCCCTTCCAAGAGTTGCATCATATGATTGGTGACCTTGTTGTTGATCGCCCCCTTGCCAAGTATCGAGCCTCGCTTCTTTCCATTGAATGCCGTGGCATCATCCTTGTAGGAGACAATGTACAAATCCTTGTCATCAGTCTCATACACCCGCTTCGCCTTCCCTTCGTAGAGCATGGTTCGCTTTTGCATCTGTATCCTCTCTTGTCAATTAAAAAGAGCCTTACCGGCTAGGGGTAAAGCTCCTATGGAAACGCTCATCAGCTTGGGCAACCTTTTCGGCCATCTCTCTTCTGCGCTCTTGTATGCGGAAAGCGAGCGCTTCATCGCCAAGGGCCAGAATCTGGGCAGCAAGCAGTGCTGCATTGGCCGCCCCATCAATGGCAACTGTTGCCACAGGATAGCCAGTGGGCATCTGTACGGTTGAAAGCAAGGCATCCATACCATCGAGTGAGGCTGAAAGGGGGATTCCTATGACGGGAAGCAAGCTTCTACTTGCCAGAACCCCTGCAAGGTGAGCAGCTTTCCCTGCCGCTGCGATAAGCACGGCATAACCCTCTCCAGCTGCATTCTCAGCGAATTGGATGGTAGCTTCACTACTTCTGTGTGCTGAGAGAATATGTGCCTCAAAGGGAATATCCAACTCTTGCAAGACCGTAAAGGCCCCTTCGACCAACGGTGCATCATGTTCGCTGCCAAGCAGCACAGCCACACGGTTTTTCTGGGTTGTTTGCATAGGCGTACCATAGCGAAAATGTTGCGGTTATGCAATACCCATGCAACAAAATATATACAGATATGTTAATGTGTCTTATGTCTTAGGCGTATTGTACTAATTCAAAAAGAGTTTTTCATTCTTTTGCAACAGTTTATGCAACAAAACAACAGTATCCTCAACACACAGGTCACAAGTTCGCAACACAATACCACTCTCATCACCCCTGAGTTCACTGCATACAAGTGTGCCGTTCTGCTCAAGGAAACCGTCCACAATCTCCCCAGCATAGTTATAGGAAGTCTGCTTTGTTGCAGCTTCTACACTACCACCACTGGTAAGCAAGCTGATGATCAGCACTGCTCCGCTGACAGCTCCGCAAGTTGCCTTATGGCCGCCCATACCCCCGCCGAAGGCTTCGCTCATGATGAATAGGTTCTTCTCGTCGATTCCCACGACATCGGCAAAGCTGCAGGCAACCGCCTGTGCACAGTTGTAACCCTTCTCCCTGAAAGCGTAGGCACGCTTTACATATTGCGTAGTAGTTATTGTTTCCATAGGGGTAATAGTATCGTTCTACGTTTCCGATTGCAAGAAGTTATGACCAGGTACCGTAGATATGACGCCCACATTCAGGACAGTGTGAGTGGTCAATAATACTCTCACGGAATACCCAGGAGCGGCGCACCAAAGAGGTCTTGCAATGTGGGCAGTAGGTATTCTGGTCCAAGGAAGAGTTTCCTGGGTAGATAAAAGGGATCTGGGAATCTTTGGCTACCTTGACCATCTCTTGCAAGAAATGCTCGCTGGTCTCCCTCTTCTGTTCTTTGTAACGAGGAAAATAACGACTCAGATGCCAGACCTGTACACCTGCTGAGTAAAGGCGCCTTCCAATGGAGGATATCATTTGTTTCGTATGTACCCCTTCCATAACCATGGTGGTTATCTCCAGATGAGCTTTGCTTGGAGCGATGTGTTCAATGGCCTTCCACACTGGACGAGAGCTTCCCCCACAGTAGTCCCGGTAGAATGCCTCATCCCCCTTGATGTCAATATTGAATGCATCGATGTATGGACTGATCCGGTTCAAAGCTTCTTCGCTGAAGCTACCATTGGTAACCATGATGGTTTTAAGTCCTTCTTGTTTTGCAAAGGTTGCCACCTCTACCATATAGTCCTGCCAAACCAAGGGCTCGCTATAGGTAAAACTGATGGAAGGACACCGGTTATCCCGAGCAAGCTGAACCACTTCCCTGGCAGTGTAATAGGTTCGCTGGGCTCCAGCCTCCCACGCTCTCTGGCTGATCGCATAGTTCTGGCAGAAGGTGCAAGTCAGGTTGCATCCAAACATTGCAATGGAGAGTGTATTGGTCCCCGGCAGGAAGTGGTAGAGAGGCTTCTTCTCAACAGGATCTATCGCACTTGAGACCAATCCTCCATAATTATGGGTAAAAATGGTATCTCCAGAACGTTCCCGAACCCCACAAAAACCAATTTCTCCATCCTTCAGTCTACAGTGACGGTAACAGAAATCACAAACAAGATACGCTG
It encodes the following:
- the purD gene encoding phosphoribosylamine--glycine ligase; this encodes MVSIPLGDHNGIAEFAVQHAIEFAVIGPDEALVGGLADVLEAQGIPCFGPTKVASQLEGSKSYAKAFMVRNHIPTPSYQVFTDIVTAREHISRSSFPVVVKADGLALGKGVVIAETLEEAEEALQAMMVQKIFASSGQTVVIEEFVSGPEVSLLVLSDGTHVKPLVSCMDHKRAFDGDQGPNTGGMGVIAPNPFYSEQVAGECMESIVLPTIAALKREGSPFVGCLFFGLMLTSGGPVVIEYNCRFGDPEAEVALTLLEGDALEILLACRNGTLDRVPVVSRKESACSVTLASGGYPVSYEKGKAITISDLPQNTTLYHGGTTYDEKGDLLTDGGRVLHVVGTGETLAKAIRVAYKAVDAVTYEGKQYRRDIGKRALQEEEHGSSCIHNPGE
- a CDS encoding phosphoribosylaminoimidazolecarboxamide formyltransferase, producing the protein MDHLDLKYGCNPNQGHARISMEVGDLPLQVLCGSPGYINLLDALNGWQLVSQLAEATGLSAAASFKHVSPAGAAVSLALNETERRMYFIGEHEELSPLATAYVRARGADRMSSFGDFISLSERCDLQTARIIKREVSDGVIAPSYEPEALALLQKKKGGKYVVLQIDPSYEPPMLEMRSVYGITFAQERNTAVLDASVLQPIVTQNKDLTEEARLDLLVALNALKYTQSNSVCFAKRGQTIGVGAGQQSRIHCTRLAGEKADAWHLRQSRQVLDLPFLPSLSRNEKDNAVEAYLRSEIQDPGLYFSEDVPPLTDQEKRGILASITGVSLASDAFFPFRDNIDRATQSGVSNIVQSGGSLRDDAVIKACDEHGILMVCNAIRLFHH
- the purN gene encoding phosphoribosylglycinamide formyltransferase, which gives rise to MIRIAVLASGSGTNLQAMLDAADALLLNHGSVVLVVSDRSDAQALDRAKLKGIPAVALDKKQLKRARFETELLALLGTYRIDLVVLAGFLTILSGNVVRQYPERILNIHPSLIPSFCGKGYYGRRVHEAALERGVKLSGATVHIVSEEADAGPILAQRSLEVLDGDTPESLAKRILETVEWKLLPETVEHYCQLLEYGMDLNKALQAQRYPGRGIVCGLNEEGKSIVAYFITARSEHSKNRRLVADAGTVRTEAIDERLVEDPSLIIYRAMDTYETKLVVSNGDQSDTILSSLAEGKGMAEALEGRTYEPDAPNYTSRISGLVDFSDGGAYSLSILRRKREACERALFPYPHPRRGEGHLIHTYEGDGNPLPPFAGKPRQVVLKGSGGEIANQIWKSLDESYRVALCVRETDLSVGSFELFLINAESGR
- the purM gene encoding phosphoribosylformylglycinamidine cyclo-ligase, yielding MQAQRYADAGVDVRRGYKAVELMKKHVASTMIDGVRSDLGGFSGLFELDLEDTPHPVLVCGTDGVGTKLKIAFALDRHDSVGIDCVAMCVNDVICCGAKPRLFLDYIALGLLAPLKVEQIVKGVSKGCLQAGCALIGGETAEMPGFYQRGEYDLAGFCVAVAEKERIFDPSTMKSGDCLLALPSSGVHSNGFSLIRQVFDLDSDPSLLFHWYEELGCTLGEELLTPTRIYVSQVLELAEKISIKGASHITGGGFYENIPRMLPAGLGAAINVESIKQKPIFGLIQQTGSIPDEDMYATFNMGVGMVLAIEGEDAELALSLIPDAWVLGEVTESEGVVIT
- the purF gene encoding amidophosphoribosyltransferase, with translation MSSLNEACGVFGIYSPSKVAVNQACFKGLYALQHRGQEGCGIAFNCDGMLSVTKDVGLVADVFEHPPELPSGSSRMAIAHTRYGTSGERSPENVQPMIFHHMLGSLALAHNGNLVNDQELRSTLELKGSLFHSSSDTEVFAHILTSHRLESQSLEEALSKTMDEVKGAYSLLVMSEDSLIAVRDPHGFRPLCLGKVEDGYVFASESCALDAVGAQFLRDIEPGEICIIDGKDGTIHSNKEHCKSVDSSLCVFELIYFARPDSVIDTISVHEARIRSGAFLALEHPSQADVVIGVPDSGIDAAIGYSRQSGIPYGIGFIKNKYIGRTFIQPKQGERESTVRIKLNPISSTVRGKRVVLIDDSIVRGTTSKRIVRLLREAGAKEVHLRSSAPPFLFPCYYGTDIDSKKDLFACNHDHKAMEAILGVDSLGFLTTDQVIKLSDHPGIGFCRACFTGEYPCPKAL
- the purC gene encoding phosphoribosylaminoimidazolesuccinocarboxamide synthase, whose protein sequence is MQKRTMLYEGKAKRVYETDDKDLYIVSYKDDATAFNGKKRGSILGKGAINNKVTNHMMQLLEGKGIPTHFVEQLSDTDTLVKAVKIIPLEVIVRNIAAGSLSARLGLDEGVHLSTPVLEFCYKRDDLADPMVNTYHIQALSLATDEQVQLITDYALRINGILCSYLEDLGITLVDFKLEFGMTSSGQLLLSDEISPDTCRFWDTKTNRKLDKDRFRRDLGDVEAAYQEILSRLMGDA
- the purE gene encoding 5-(carboxyamino)imidazole ribonucleotide mutase; protein product: MQTTQKNRVAVLLGSEHDAPLVEGAFTVLQELDIPFEAHILSAHRSSEATIQFAENAAGEGYAVLIAAAGKAAHLAGVLASRSLLPVIGIPLSASLDGMDALLSTVQMPTGYPVATVAIDGAANAALLAAQILALGDEALAFRIQERRREMAEKVAQADERFHRSFTPSR
- a CDS encoding C-GCAxxG-C-C family protein, producing the protein METITTTQYVKRAYAFREKGYNCAQAVACSFADVVGIDEKNLFIMSEAFGGGMGGHKATCGAVSGAVLIISLLTSGGSVEAATKQTSYNYAGEIVDGFLEQNGTLVCSELRGDESGIVLRTCDLCVEDTVVLLHKLLQKNEKLFLN
- the amrS gene encoding AmmeMemoRadiSam system radical SAM enzyme: MSTAAYLVCDFCYRHCRLKDGEIGFCGVRERSGDTIFTHNYGGLVSSAIDPVEKKPLYHFLPGTNTLSIAMFGCNLTCTFCQNYAISQRAWEAGAQRTYYTAREVVQLARDNRCPSISFTYSEPLVWQDYMVEVATFAKQEGLKTIMVTNGSFSEEALNRISPYIDAFNIDIKGDEAFYRDYCGGSSRPVWKAIEHIAPSKAHLEITTMVMEGVHTKQMISSIGRRLYSAGVQVWHLSRYFPRYKEQKRETSEHFLQEMVKVAKDSQIPFIYPGNSSLDQNTYCPHCKTSLVRRSWVFRESIIDHSHCPECGRHIYGTWS